Proteins from one Syngnathus scovelli strain Florida chromosome 9, RoL_Ssco_1.2, whole genome shotgun sequence genomic window:
- the crot gene encoding peroxisomal carnitine O-octanoyltransferase yields MANQLPEHERTFQYQNTLPALPVPTLEGSLSKYLDAVRPFASDEEFKATVDIVRTFQEGIGKELHHKLLQRAETRRNWLEEWWLDAAYLEVRIPSQLHVNFAGPAPYLEHCWPPAEGTQLERASINVWHTLQYWDLIYKEKMPPHKAGKMVLDMDQFRMLFCTCKVPGVKKDTIHNYFRTEREGHCPSHLVVMCRGRIFTFDALCNGEMLTPPELFRQLSYVKESCVGRPDGDGVAALTSDERTRWAKAREHLISIDPHNESILETIQSSLFLISLDDTLPYSSAENYTNVALEALTGDPTIRWGDKSYNSLVFADGTFGSNCDHAPYDAMVMVSMCWYVDQQLKATEGKWKGSNRVRPMPLPEELVFTVDQKVLDDISHAKQQYVEKAQDLQIVCHAFTGFGKSAIKKKNLHPDTFVQLAMQLSYYRLHKMAGSCYETATTRRFYHGRTETMRPCTSEVISWCQAMTDPACEIHDKRKAMLQAFNKHNKLMAEGQEGKGFDRHLLGLYLIAKEAGLPTPALYTDPLYSKSGGGGNFVLSSSLVGYTSILGVVAPMVHHGYGFFYRINDDRIVISVSAWKSCRQTDATTLFNNFSNSMHDMFHLATTSQL; encoded by the exons atggctAATCAGTTGCCAGAGCATGAGAGGACCTTCCAGTACCAAAACACTTTGCCTGCGCTACCTGTCCCGACGCTAGAGGGCAGCCTCTCCAAGTATTTAGATGCAG TACGTCCATTTGCATCCGACGAGGAATTTAAAGCCACAGTAGATATTGTACGGACATTCCAAGAAGGTATTGGAAAGGAGCTGCATCACAAACTCCTCCAGAGAGCCGAGACCAGGAGGAACTGG TTGGAAGAATGGTGGTTAGATGCCGCATACCTGGAAGTACGCATCCCATCTCAGCTTCACGTGAACTTCGCTGGTCCTGCTCCTTATTTAGAGCACTGCTGGCCCCCCGCCGAAGGAACTCAACTCGAGAGGGCCAGTATTAACGTCTGGCACACGCTACAATATTGGGATCTCATTTACAA GGAGAAGATGCCCCCTCATAAAGCTGGTAAGATGGTGTTGGATATGGACCAATTCAGAATGCTCTTCTGTACTTGCAAAGTACCTGGCGTTAAGAAGGACACCATCCATAATTATTTCAGAACAG AGCGAGAGGGGCATTGCCCGTCCCACCTGGTTGTGATGTGTCGTGGACGTATTTTCACTTTTGATGCACTTTGTAATGGTGAAATGCTCACACCACCAGAACTCTTCAG GCAGCTGAGCTATGTGAAAGAGTCCTGCGTGGGACGGCCAGATGGTGATGGTGTTGCTGCCCTGACCTCCGATGAAAGGACTCGATGGGCAAAG GCCAGGGAGCATCTCATTAGTATTGATCCTCACAATGAAAGCATCCTGGAGACCATCCAGAGCAGCCTCTTCTTAATATCCCTCGACGACACCTTGCCATACTCTTCTGCAGAGAATTACACAAAT GTTGCATTGGAAGCACTTACAGGAGACCCCACTATTCGTTGGGGGGACAAATCCTACAACTCCCTGGTGTTCGCCGACGGTACTTTTGGATCCAATTGTGAT CATGCACCGTATGATGCAATGGTCATGGTGTCCATGTGTTGGTATGTTGATCAGCAGCTTAAAGCTACAGAAGGCAAATGGAAG GGGTCAAACAGAGTTCGACCCATGCCTTTACCTGAGGAGCTCGTTTTTACCGTGGATCAAAAAGTTCTGGATGACATTAGCCACGCCAAACAGCAATATGTAGAGAAG GCGCAAGATCTCCAAATTGTGTGTCACGCCTTCACGGGTTTTGGGAAATCGGCAATTAAGAAGAAGAATCTCCACCCTGATACCTTCGTTCAGCTGGCCATGCAACTGAGCTACTACCGCCTGCACAAAAT GGCAGGGAGTTGCTATGAGACGGCAACAACTCGCAGGTTCTACCACGGCAGGACAGAAACCATGCGGCCTTGCACCAGCGAGGTGATCAGCTGGTGTCAAGCCATGACGGACCCCGCGTGCGAG ATTCATGACAAGAGGAAAGCCATGCTGCAAGCCTTCAACAAACACAATAAGCTGATGGCAGAAGGTCAAGAGGGCAAAG GTTTTGACAGACATCTCCTTGGACTCTATCTCATCGCCAAGGAGGCGGGACTTCCCACTCCTGCCCTCTACACTGATCCCCTCTACTCAAAGAG TGGAGGTGGCGGGAACTTTGTGCTGTCCTCCAGTCTGGTGGGCTACACGTCAATCCTCGGTGTTGTCGCTCCTATGGTTCATCACGGCTACGGCTTCTTCTATCGAATCAACGACGACCG GATCGTCATCTCCGTCTCGGCGTGGAAATCTTGCCGTCAAACAGATGCTACAACATTATTCAACAACTTCTCCAATTCCATGCATGACATGTTCCACCTTGCCACCACTTCTCAGTTATAA
- the acbd7 gene encoding acyl-CoA-binding domain-containing protein 7, which produces MTSVAEFEKAAEDVKVLKTRPSDQELLDLYGLYKQSTVGDINTDRPGMLDFKGKAKWDAWNSRKGMTKDAAMSAYVALAKELISKLG; this is translated from the exons ATGACTTCAGTG GCAGAGTTTGAGAAGGCGGCGGAAGATGTGAAGGTTTTGAAGACGAGGCCGTCGGACCAGGAGTTGCTTGACCTCTATGGACTGTATAAACAGTCAACTGTCGGAGACATCAACACAG ATAGGCCGGGGATGTTGGACTTTAAAGGGAAAGCCAAGTGGGATGCGTGGAACTCCAGGAAAG GAATGACCAAGGATGCCGCCATGTCTGCCTACGTCGCACTCGCGAAAGAACTCATCAGCAAACTGGGTTAA
- the rpp38 gene encoding ribonuclease P protein subunit p38, translating to METPKISGGKKASKKPIRVKTVFTTPFPLNWSPLPQNDMHFILTTLKDKLISLGLEKKEVKVFRPWRKRKRGPDTSSTDMDTNKMADSPKGGWTDVTIRRQLALGINEVTKALERNQLKLVLVCKSVKPKHMTSHLIALSASRGVPACQVPRLSESMAEPLGLKSVLALGFRNRAGSNKAEAFADAVEAIIPKVPSLDVPWLQSTSPGIKLQHNDTTKKKDEQKAGQKRKLEPFQVKKIVAKKGKIKRKRKNMQAK from the coding sequence ATGGAAACTCCAAAGATAAGTGGTGGGAAAAAGGCTAGCAAAAAGCCCATCCGGGTCAAAACTGTGTTCACAACCCCGTTTCCGCTCAACTGGAGCCCACTTCCACAAAATGACATGCATTTTATCCTGACAACCTTGAAAGACAAACTTATTTCCTTGGGGCTTGAGAAGAAGGAAGTGAAGGTGTTTCGGCCatggaggaaaagaaaaagaggtCCGGATACCTCATCTACAGATATGGACACAAATAAAATGGCGGATTCACCCAAAGGTGGCTGGACAGATGTTACCATAAGGCGACAACTTGCCCTGGGCATCAACGAGGTCACCAAAGCTCTGGAGAGGAACCAACTCAAGCTGGTTCTGGTGTGCAAGTCTGTCAAACCCAAGCACATGACCAGCCACCTAATAGCGCTGAGTGCCAGCAGAGGCGTCCCCGCCTGCCAGGTTCCGCGGTTGAGCGAGAGCATGGCCGAGCCACTGGGTCTCAAGAGCGTCCTCGCATTGGGGTTCAGGAACCGCGCTGGCAGCAACAAAGCAGAGGCGTTCGCTGACGCAGTGGAAGCCATCATACCCAAGGTGCCCTCGCTGGATGTTCCTTGGCTACAAAGTACATCACCTGGTATCAAATTGCAGCACAAtgacacaacaaaaaagaaagatgaaCAGAAGGCGGGCCAGAAAAGGAAACTGGAGCCTTTCCAAGTGAAAAAAATAGTTGCCAAAAAAGGCAAGATCAAAAGAAAGCGGAAAAATATGCAAGCCAAGTAA
- the nmt2 gene encoding glycylpeptide N-tetradecanoyltransferase 2: protein MMAEDSESAASQQSLELDDQDTCGIDGDNEEENENAQGSPGGELGAKRKKKKQKRKKEKPSSGGAKSDSASDSQEIRNPGLPIQKLQDIQRAMELLSCQGPAKSIDEAAKHKYQFWDTQPVPKLNEVVTSHGPIEADKENIRQEPYSLPQGFMWDTLDLSNADVLKELYTLLNENYVEDDENMFRFDYSPKFLKWALRPPGWLPQWHCGVRVTSNKKLVGFISAIPADIRIYDTLKRMVEINFLCVHKKLRSKRVAPVLIREITRRVNLEGIFQAVYTAGVVLPKPVSTCRYWHRSLNPRKLVEVKFSHLSRNMTLQRTMKLYRLPDNTKTAGLRPMERRDIRQVTDLLQKYLRRFQLAPSMSEEEVAHWLLPQENIIDTYVVEGAGGVLTDFASFYTLPSTVMHHPLHRSLKAAYSFYNVHTQTPLLDLMNDALILAKLKGFDVFNALDLMENKVFLEKLKFGIGDGNLQYYLYNWKCPSMDADKVGLVLQ, encoded by the exons ATGATGGCGGAGGACAGTGAGTCCGCCGCTAGCCAGCAGAGCTTGGAGCTAGACGACCAGGATACTTGCGGGATAGACGGCGATAACGAGGAGGAGAACGAGAACGCGCAAGG GAGTCCCGGTGGGGAATTGGGAGCcaagagaaaaaagaagaagcagaagaggaagaaagaaaagccaagctctggaggagccaagtCGGACTCTGCCTCTGACTCACAGGAGATCAGG AATCCTGGCTTGCCCATCCAGAAGCTGCAGGACATCCAAAGAGCTATGGAGCTGCTGTCCTGTCAAGGCCCAGCGAAGAGCATTGATGAGGCAGCCAAGCACAAGTACCAGTTCTGGGACACACAGCCGGTGCCCAAGTTAA ATGAGGTGGTGACGAGTCACGGCCCCATCGAGGCCGACAAAGAAAATATCCGACAGGAGCCATATTCCTTACCTCAAGGTTTCATGTGGGACACTctggatctcagcaatgcagatGTT ctgAAGGAGCTCTACACGTTGTTAAACGAGAACTACGTAGAGGATGACGAAAACATGTTCAGATTCGATTACTCGCCAAAATTCCTCAAATG GGCTTTACGCCCGCCTGGTTGGTTACCTCAGTGGCATTGCGGAGTGAGAGTCACCTCAAATAAAAAACTTGTCGGCTTCATCAGTGCCATCCCGGCAGATATCCGCATTTATGACAC GTTGAAGAGGATGGTGGAAATCAACTTCCTGTGTGTCCATAAGAAGCTACGTTCAAAGCGTGTGGCGCCGGTGCTCATCAGAGAGATCACGCGGCGGGTCAACCTGGAAGGAATTTTTCAGGCGGTCTACACGGCAGGCGTCGTGCTGCCTAAACCAGTTTCCACGTGCAG GTATTGGCATCGTTCTTTGAACCCCAGAAAGCTCGTGGAAGTCAAGTTCTCCCACCTGAGCAGAAACATGACCCTGCAAAGAACCATGAAACTCTACAGACTACCAGAT AACACCAAGACAGCAGGACTGCGGCCGATGGAGCGGCGCGACATCCGGCAGGTGACCGACCTGCTGCAGAAGTACCTTCGACGCTTCCAGCTGGCGCCGTCCATGAGCGAGGAGGAGGTGGCTCACTGGCTCCTCCCGCAGGAAAACATCATCGACACATACGTCGTCGAG GGTGCCGGTGGCGTCTTGACCGACTTTGCTAGTTTCTACACTCTACCCTCCACGGTGATGCATCACCCCCTACATCGGAGCTTGAAGGCCGCATACTCCTTTTACAATGTTCACACGCAAACGCCGCTACTGGACTTAATGAATGACGCTCTGATCCTCGCCAAACTG AAAGGCTTCGACGTGTTCAACGCCTTGGATCTAATGGAGAACAAAGTTTTTCTGGAAAAGCTCAAGTTTGGTATCGGAGATGGAAATCTGCAGTATTACCTCTATAACTGGAAATGTCCCTCTATGGACGCTGATAAG GTCGGCCTGGTCCTTCAGTAG